In the Clostridia bacterium genome, GCCGTCTTCGGAGGCGCCGAGCCAAACCGCCATCGCGTAGTTCTGGCGGCTGATATCCACGTTGTCCCAGCAACCGCCGAGTATCAGCAGCGCGGTAAGTGCCGCAGTCAGCCGCAGAACGCGCATTGTCTGTTCCTCCTGTTCCGAAAAGCCCTTATTATCAGCAGTATCAGTATCACGGGAATGAATCCTGTCTGCGCAAGCTCGCACAGATGCTCCGCGGCAATCATTTCCGCGTCGTTCAGCGGAACGAGCAGCAGTCCGTACGCGCACAGCGAAACGATAACTCCCGCCGCAGACGGTTTCAGCCGCGGAAAGAAGCTTACCAACCCGAGGGCGGCGACGTAAAGCGCCGCAACGCAGCTTAAAAAGCGCGGCAGCAGGCGATAGAGCACCATAAAGATGATGTTCGAGCGTTCGGGCATAAGCCCGGAATCGCCGCCGATAAGCTTTGACAGCTCCAGCAGGGGCGAAAACATCTCCGTAGGCAGGACCGTGCCGAATACGGACTGCACCACCGCCGCCAGAAACAGGAACGCCGCGCCCGCGGCCGCGACGGTGAGTCCGACCGGGACAAACAACCGTCCGCGCCGCGCGAACGGCGCGAAAAACAGCAGCATCCACGTAGGGAAGAAACCGGAAAAGACCGAGAACGCCGCGGACGCGCTTTCCGCGATCCCGCCAAACCGCAGGTGGCGCGAAAAGTACGTGAAATCGAGATAGGGAGCGGACATTACGGCCACCACCGCGAGACAGAACGCCGCCGTTACGAAGAAAAACTCGCCGCATCGCGCTACTGAGTTGACGCCTCCGCGCAGCGCGTAGCACGCGGCGGCGATTATCAGCGCCGTCGTCACCGCTACCGGCGTGTGCGGCAGCAGATAGGAGCGCAGAACGTTCATCGTCGGGCGTATCTCGCTCGCCGCGGTCCACACCGCGACGAGAACGACCGCGCCGTTCAGCGCCGCGCCGCCGTATTTTCCGAGCAGTTCGGGCGAATACTCGTAAAGCGTCCGCCCGGGAAACGCCCGCGCAAGCAGCAGCACCGGAACGAGCGCGATGAGCGCCAGCGCGACGGCGGCAGCGCTGTTTGCGATAAAGCCCTGCCGATAGGGTGACATATACGTCACGTTCACGTTCGGCATGCCCATTCCCATGCCCATCGCGGTCAGCGCGCATAGCTGGAAGACGGACAGCCCGTCGTTTTTCGTCAAGCTTCTCATCTGCCGTCACCCCGTACCCACCGCAGCGGAAAGCGCACGAGATCGCGTTTCCAGCGCTTCAGCCGCATAGGCGCGACGGGGAAGAGGTAATCCCGTCCCATACTTTTCAGCGACGCCATGTGTATCGCCATAAAGATCAGCGACATCACCAGCCCGTAAAACCCGAATATGCTCGCGAGCAGCAGCGAGAAGAAGCGCACCGTCCGCAGCGAGACGACCATAGAGTAGACGGGTATCGTGAACGAAGTCACCGCCGATATCGCGATTATCACGACGAGCAGGGGGCTTGCGAGCCCTGCGGAGATCGCGGCTTCGCCGATGACGATTCCGCCTACGATGCTTATCGTGGAGCCGACGTTGGGCGGCATCGAGGTCGACGCTTCGCGGAGCAGCTCGATGAATATCTCCATTATCACCACCTCCGCTATCGCCGGCAGCGGTACCGCCGCGCGTCCGCTCGCAGCCGAAAGCATCAGCTTGACCGGAAGCATACGCGGGTGAAAGGACATCACCGCGACGTATAGCGCGGGAGTGATTATAGTTATCGCGACGCTGACGAGCCGGAGCAGCCGTATCAGGCTCGTGTATATCCACGGCGAGTGGCTGTCCTCGGGGCTTTTCAGGAAGTCGGTGAAGCTGACCGGAGCGATTATCGCCCACGGCGAACCGTCGGGGATGACCGCAACGCAGCCGCGCAGCAGCGCCTCCGTCACGCGGTCGGTGCGCTCGGACGTGACGTACTGCGGGAAGGGGCTGAGGCGGTCTTCCTTAAAAAGCTCTGTGAATTCGCCGACGCTTTTGACGTTCGCGGCGGCGCAGGAGAAGACGCGCTTCTTGACCGCCTCGACGACGCGTTCGTCCGCCGTGCCGGAAAGGTAGCAGACCGCGACCTTCGTCAGCGTGCCGGACTTAAGCTCGTATTCCGCGAACGCGAGGTCGGGCGTGCGTATGCAGTCGCGCAGAAGCGCGATATTGCTTTTGCAGGAGTTTTGAAACCGCGCGTGAGGGCCGAGTACTATGTTCTCCGGCGACGATTCCTTGCCGGTGTCCGGAGCGGGCTTGCGAAGCTCCAGCGCCTGCGCTCTGCCGCCGGGAAAAACAAGCAGTGCGCATCCGGCGCAGAGCGCCTTCGCCGCCTCCCGCGGAGTCGCGGGCAGCTTAACGCCGGCGGCGGCGTGCCGCGCCTCCGGCGCCTCGTCCGCCGTCGACGCGGAAAGCGGCAGTATGACGAAGCGCTGCAGCGCCTCCTTGTTGACCGCGCCGTCGAGGAACAGCAGGACGTATTCCGCGCCGTCCGCGCCGAAAACGCGGCGTTCGGTCAGGTCGGTGTTCTCGGCGAAAAGCGCCTTCACCGCGTCGGCGTTGGCTCGCGCGTTGCCCGTGAAACGCGCCGCCGCGTTCTGCTCCGTCATCTTCTCACCTCCGGGTATATTCTGCCCTCGGGACAGGAAAATAAACGCAAAAAAAGAAAGCCGAAGCGATCGCTTCGGCTTTCGCGCCTCTTTATTCGGTTACGGCAGGGTGATTATCAGCGCTCTCGACTCAGCCACGGTGTTGATCATAAACACCACTGAGTTTCCGCTCAAAACGTCCGAGCTGCTGTACTCCGCTTCTTTGTGTTCGCAGATTTTTTCAAACGTCTGCATATCGTACGCGGCGAAGACAAGCCCGTTCTGCGCGCTTTCCGCGGCGACGCAGAGATACCTGCCGCCGGCGCCGCTGAACGCGTGGAAATAGTCGGAGCCTTCGAGCGTATCGCGGAACTGCGCTTCGTACTCGCTGACGGAGCTCTTTTCGCGGTTGTAAAGCGGCACTCTGACGCCGGGATTCGAGAGATCGATATAGCCGAACTCGGTGCGGTCTACGATATAGGGAACGCGCTCAGTCAGGTGGTTTTCGCAGGGGAAAACTCCTACGTCGATGAGATTATCGAAAAGCTGCGTTTCGCCGGTGGAGATATCATAAACGCCGTATCCGTTCATCCATTCGTAGCCGGATACGTTGAAGATGAACTTGTCGCCCGCGAAGCCGAGCGGCATGGAAGCGGTCGTATCCTCGAAGTTGCCGTTGTTGACGCCGACGTAGGGAACGATTTCTTCGCCGGTTTCAACGTTGACGAGCATCGCGTCGCCCCGCTTGTCGGGCTCGCCCGCGGCGCGGGTCGCATACCACTTGCCGTCGGGGGAGAGGAACCGCTCGTCGTCATGCTCGTATCTGCGGTCTGAGTCGAGCTTTTCGACTTTTACGTTCGCGCGCGGATCTCCGCTGACTTCGACCGTCATATTATCACAGCAGACGTAATGCGAATCGCCGCGGTCGACTATGATGCAGTGATCCCACGCGCCGAGCTCGTATTCGCCGTCGGCGAGCCAGCCGTAATTCGTGTCTATGAAGCGCAGGAACATCTTTCTCTCGCCGTCGACGGTTTTAACGATCACAACGCCGACGAAGCCGTCTCCGTAGTCGAACATATCGTATACACTCTCGGCGCCGGCCTTTTCGCGCAGATTTATCGACGTGATTTTAGGCTCGCCGGTTTCGGTCTGCTGCCCGCCGGACTGCTCCGAAGACTGTCCTGAAGACGACGAATCCGGCTCCGTTCCGCTGTTCGCTGGAGCGGGCGTGTTCTTGCCGCACGCGGCGAAGGTGAAGCACAGGCAGAACAGAAGTATAAACGAAATCAGTTTTTTCATAACGATCCCTCCTTTTTGCTTTACGATTGTATTATAGCATATAAAACGGAAAAAATCGGTTACAAAATAGTTACAGTTTTGTAACTATTTTGTAACTTTTAGGCGCCGCTTCTTTTTGCCGCGAACGCAAAAAGCGTCCCCGAACAGGAGACGCTTCAGCATGTGTTGCGCAGCACATATTGATAGAATCCACAAGAGGAGGGTAAGTGCTTACCCTCCTCGAAAGATGCGTCCATTACATTTTTGCGATCTTGGGCAAAAATGGCGCAGTGGTATATATTTTTCTTTTAACAGCTCTTCCGGCCGATTCATGTCATAACGCACTTACAGCCTTTTTCGATCAGCGTTTGTTTGATCCTTTTCAGCTCGGATCGATCAGGGATGTTTTCCTTGGTCAAGGTATACTTCTTATCGAGCGAAGCATATTTGCCTTCGCCGTATTGATGATAAGGAAATATCTGTATCTCTTTACAGTTTTTTAACGATTTGAACAGTTTTGCCAAAGCATCAAGGTGACCTTCGTCGATGTTGATTCCCTTTATCATAATGCAACGCAGGATCGTTTTTCCACCCATGCGGTCGAGCGCAAAAAGGTTTTCAAGAATCAAACCGTTATCGACTCCCGTATTCGCTTTGTGTCTTTCGGGATTGGTGTCCTTTACATCCCAAAGGAAAAGAGCAACCGATTTTTTCAGCCTCGGCAGGTATCTCGGGTCGAACGAGCCGCAGGTCTCCATCACGACGTTGATACCCTGCTCCTTGGCTTTTTCCGCAAGCAGAACACACCCTTCGCCGTGATACATCGGCTCCCCTCCCGACAAAGTCAACCCACCGTCCCTACCGTAAAACGCTTCGTCTTTTTTGACTTCCGAAATAATTTCATCCAAAGTCAACGTCCTGTATGCGCTTTCGAGCGCACCCGAGGGGCAAGCATCGCAGCATTTTAAACACCCGACACAGTTCTCGCGTAAAACGAGGTGCTCTTCCGTAATAAATCTGTGGACTTTGCCGGGGCATACGCCCTCACACGCCTTACATCCGATACACAAAGAAGGCGTATAAAAAAACTGCGGCAGAGGCGTTTGTGCTTCGGGGTTGTGGCACCACTTGCAGTTTAACGGACAACCTTTCAAGAACACCGTAGTCCTGATTCCGGGTCCGTCGTGCGTCGAAAAGCGCTGTATATTCGTGATCGGAAGCCGAATCCCGTTTTCATCCTTCATGTTCTGTCCTTCCTATGATCATATCCTGCCACTCTTTCGTGAGCGTCACAAAACGAGCGTTCCAACCGGAGACTCTGACCGACAGCGTTTTATATGCCTTTGGATCCTTCTGCGCGGCTCGCAAGGTGTCCGCGCTTACGGTATCCATCTGTAAAAAGTATCCGCCCAAATCGACAAATCCGAGAATCAGCGACTTGATTGCGGCAACACCGTTTTTACCCGACAAAGCGGTCGGAGAAATATTGATATATAACGCCGTGCCCGTTACCATTTCCGAAAGGTCTGCTTTGCAATAAGAATTGATGACCGCCGTTGCACCAACGGTATCCGTTCCGGGGGTCGGTGACGAATTGCCAGCCAGTACAGCGCCTTGATACGCGCCGAAAGGCGTCGACAATCTTTGTTTTGCCCACTCGATCTGCCTTCCGAAAGTCGAAACGCCGGCAGGAAAGAGAAAATTCACCTTCGTATCGAACTCACGGCAAATCAGATAAAAATCGTGAAGTATTCTAGCGTATATCCCGTCAACTTCGTCGTTGTCCGTGCCATAATATTGATAAGACAAAATACGATTTCTTAAAGCCTCGTTACCTTTCCAATCGTTTTTAAGAACGGTCATAAAAGATCCGAAAGAAACGATCTTTTCATCAAAAACAAGTTTCTTGATCGCATATAGACTGTTAACGGTATCCGCAATACCACCGATATGAGGAGATAAAACGGAATACTTGGCGCCACCGTTACAATATGACTTTGCGCTTTCTATACAATCGTTCTCAAAAAGCGATACAGCCGAGCAAGGAGTCTGTGAATTGAACCAACGGTAATACGGGTTGTCGTCGGGATTGTCGATATATTTTTCTACCGATGCATATAGTTTTCCGACCTCATCGCGAAGATCGGAAATATATTTATGATACAACTCTTCAAAATCGGCAAATTCTATATTTTCATAATCGTTTAAAGTAACCTTCTGCAAGAGGCAGAGCGAATCGAAAGAATGATACTCGAACCGGGTTTTTCCGGGAACCTGAACTTCCCAACAACCGTCGTTTGCAAAATCGCGGGCGTCTCTTTCGGGATAACCGTAATTTGTCATCGCCTTGATAACGAGCTCTTCGTTATATAAAGCCACCACCCCGCCGCCGTGGCGAATTACGCGTGCGACTTTATCGAGTAGTCTGCGGGACGTATTTTTATTGACCCTTACGGAAACCGGGTAGTCCGATATGCCGAGTTCTTCTATGATATCGAGAACAAGATATGTCACCTCGTTGGTAACATCATTTCCGTCCGCATCGATACCCGATAAAACAATGTTTTGATAATGCTGCGCGTCGCCGCTGCCAAGCGGAGTATCTTTTTGTATCCACTCCGTCCCCTTAATAAAGAATGATGCTAAAATCTCCCTTGCTTTTTCTTTCGTCAACAGACCTTTTTTTACATCATTTTCATAGTATTTGCCGAGCATTTTATCAATTCTGCCTATACCCGGGAAATTCCCTGTCAAACGAAGAAACGAGAATATAAACCAGATCGACTGCACCGCTTCGTGAAAAGTCCTTGCAGGTTGAAAAGGAACCTGCAACAAGTTTTCATAAATATCCGGTTTCAGATCCTTAACGGCCGCAAGATAACGCAAGTGATAAATTTTAAGGCATTTTATCACATTTCTCAGACTGAACAATAATTTTTTCTGTTTGTCCGAAAGGGTGCAGTCTTTTAGTCTTTCTTCAATCTTTTCCGAATAAAAATCTATGCCTTTATCAAGCGTCGTTTCATAATCCGTCGTCAGATGACTAATGGAAGAAAAAACAAATTTATTTTTGTAAAAAGCGGGCACGCGATGCCATATAGCCGCGCCGAGCGTTGCGGATCCGGAAACCAGTTCTTCCTCACAAATCCGTATCGGTGCTTCTCTTGCGATTTTTTCAAGTAAAAAGTCATATTTTTCGATCGGTGTAAGCTCTTCAAAAGAAGGATCGACAACATTCAGATATGGCGTCTCCATTGCTTCTGTCCCGTATTTTCCTTGCAAGGATTCCCAAGCCCATTTCCTTATTTTTGCAGACAACCGAATCGGTCTTTTTACGCTTGACGCGGTAGGAAAAACCATACTTTAACTCCTTTATAACAGGACACAATTCTAACACAATACACCCTTTGTTCTTTTCAATTATGCCATATTTGCAGAGAATAATCAAGTGGTTGGGGGAAATAAGTTTATCAGGATCAAAGTTTTTTTATAGACCCGGTTTTGACCTGTATCGTTTGCCTATTGAATACCCAAAAACTCGAAGAAGCCATTATTTCAAGCACTTTTAAGGCAAAACAAAAGAAACGGCTATTCTATCAGAATAACCGTCTCTTTATGGTCGGAGTGTTCATAACGCAAGTGAATTTTATGATGAAATCCGGCGCGATACACATTCCGATGCCCGACCGTAACAACCGTTCGACTTATCTGAAACAACAAAAACAAAGAAATTTTGGAGGTTTCAGATCATGAAAGAATTAAAGAAGTATATCATTGACGAAAAGACCGGGCTGAAATATGAATTAGTGGGCGATTACTATTATCCCTGCCTGAAAGCACCGGAGACACCAAAGGTCGGCAGATTCGGAATGATGTATCACGATTATCTGCGTAACCATAAGCGGGCTACATATTCGGGGCTTATGCTGTCGGGCAAACTGAAAGAGCAGATCGAAGAGGTTGACCGGCAAGCGGAAGAACTGTTTTCTCAGTTGGTTGAGCAAATGATACAGGCTGAGGGCGTAACCGAACAATTAAAAGCCGCCGACCAGATGGAATGGGTGCGCAGGATGAACAACATCCGCAACCGCGCCGAAGAGATCGTGGAAAGCGAGGTGGTGTTCGCATGACTTTACTTGAAAACTTATGGTACGGGAACGTCCATCCGGTCGAAGAATTCCTCGAGGGGAATAAAGAGTACAAAAACCTACTTCGCATTGCGGCAAAGGATCAGGAAAGACTCAGCGCTTCTTTATCCCCCGAGCAAGCCGTACTGCTTGAGAAATACGAATCGGCGGTAAAAGAAATGAACGCTACGGCAGAGGTCGAAGCGTTCTCCTACGGATTCCGGCTCGGCGTCCGGCTGATGATCGAGACGGGCGTTCCGCTCATGCAATAGGCATATATAACGCACAGCGACGGGAGGAATCCCGCCGCTGTCTTCATATAAACTTTCATAGGATTGTAAAAAGCGCACCGAACGTATCAGCGTTTTCCCCGAAGGCAGTAGATTTTGTCACAATCTTATGATATAATGATATGAGATAGAAGCCGAATATGAAAGAAAAGAGAACAGCCTATGATAAAGAGATTGATAACGATTATACTAATCTGCTCAGTGATCGTTTCGTCGATTGCTTTGCTGTCGTCTTGCGATAAACCCGATGCCGGACAGACGACTACAAGCGATACAGGAGGACAGGAGCAGCCGCCTGAGCTCACCGACGGACGAACCCTGTTCATCTATATGTGCGGCTCGAATCTCGAGACGAAACAGGGGCTCGCCGGAAAAAACATTGACGAGATACTCGCGGCAGATGCAGGCGATCTGAATATCGTCATCCAGACGGGCGGAGCCAAGACCTGGCGCTCCCACGGGATAAGCAATACGGCGGCGCAGCGGTATGAAGTCAAGAACGGCGAACTTATCCTCCTCGAGACGCTTTCCCAACTCAATATGGGTCAAAGCGAGACGCTTTCCGATTTTCTCAAATGGGGACAGGATAAATACCGTACAAGGAATAATATGCTTATTCTCTGGGATCACGGCGGCGGGAGCG is a window encoding:
- a CDS encoding spore germination protein encodes the protein MTEQNAAARFTGNARANADAVKALFAENTDLTERRVFGADGAEYVLLFLDGAVNKEALQRFVILPLSASTADEAPEARHAAAGVKLPATPREAAKALCAGCALLVFPGGRAQALELRKPAPDTGKESSPENIVLGPHARFQNSCKSNIALLRDCIRTPDLAFAEYELKSGTLTKVAVCYLSGTADERVVEAVKKRVFSCAAANVKSVGEFTELFKEDRLSPFPQYVTSERTDRVTEALLRGCVAVIPDGSPWAIIAPVSFTDFLKSPEDSHSPWIYTSLIRLLRLVSVAITIITPALYVAVMSFHPRMLPVKLMLSAASGRAAVPLPAIAEVVIMEIFIELLREASTSMPPNVGSTISIVGGIVIGEAAISAGLASPLLVVIIAISAVTSFTIPVYSMVVSLRTVRFFSLLLASIFGFYGLVMSLIFMAIHMASLKSMGRDYLFPVAPMRLKRWKRDLVRFPLRWVRGDGR
- a CDS encoding GerAB/ArcD/ProY family transporter; this encodes MRSLTKNDGLSVFQLCALTAMGMGMGMPNVNVTYMSPYRQGFIANSAAAVALALIALVPVLLLARAFPGRTLYEYSPELLGKYGGAALNGAVVLVAVWTAASEIRPTMNVLRSYLLPHTPVAVTTALIIAAACYALRGGVNSVARCGEFFFVTAAFCLAVVAVMSAPYLDFTYFSRHLRFGGIAESASAAFSVFSGFFPTWMLLFFAPFARRGRLFVPVGLTVAAAGAAFLFLAAVVQSVFGTVLPTEMFSPLLELSKLIGGDSGLMPERSNIIFMVLYRLLPRFLSCVAALYVAALGLVSFFPRLKPSAAGVIVSLCAYGLLLVPLNDAEMIAAEHLCELAQTGFIPVILILLIIRAFRNRRNRQCAFCG
- a CDS encoding TnpV protein; the encoded protein is MKELKKYIIDEKTGLKYELVGDYYYPCLKAPETPKVGRFGMMYHDYLRNHKRATYSGLMLSGKLKEQIEEVDRQAEELFSQLVEQMIQAEGVTEQLKAADQMEWVRRMNNIRNRAEEIVESEVVFA
- a CDS encoding glycyl-radical enzyme activating protein translates to MKDENGIRLPITNIQRFSTHDGPGIRTTVFLKGCPLNCKWCHNPEAQTPLPQFFYTPSLCIGCKACEGVCPGKVHRFITEEHLVLRENCVGCLKCCDACPSGALESAYRTLTLDEIISEVKKDEAFYGRDGGLTLSGGEPMYHGEGCVLLAEKAKEQGINVVMETCGSFDPRYLPRLKKSVALFLWDVKDTNPERHKANTGVDNGLILENLFALDRMGGKTILRCIMIKGINIDEGHLDALAKLFKSLKNCKEIQIFPYHQYGEGKYASLDKKYTLTKENIPDRSELKRIKQTLIEKGCKCVMT